Proteins from a genomic interval of Pseudomonas paeninsulae:
- a CDS encoding response regulator transcription factor codes for MNTQTEIAPRLLWFDLTHDKSASDCMAAFTSVCQINLARDLSAAGINAQQRPDMICMHYDRPDTMSLNLLIEVKRAVPSIPITMLTMHHSEELAVWAFRSGVWDYLALPLVQAERNRYLKTLRELCSLLRNSELPRQKKLLTRSNDLPESVRLTADHQKQRPLQDAIQYIDLHFKEQIEQKQLAKRYGMTPFRFSRLFKQTYGVGFIEFIQLKRMEKAEALLSNSKMSITSIAYAVGFLDPSYFARIFKLHFGCSPSDYRSIEPNPEQTVATLRSSSNPLTEEMC; via the coding sequence ATGAACACACAGACTGAAATCGCTCCACGGCTGCTGTGGTTCGATCTGACGCACGATAAATCGGCCTCGGACTGCATGGCTGCTTTCACCAGCGTGTGCCAAATCAATTTGGCGCGGGACCTGAGTGCTGCAGGGATAAACGCACAGCAACGCCCGGACATGATCTGCATGCATTACGATCGACCGGACACCATGAGTCTCAACCTGCTGATCGAGGTCAAGCGTGCGGTGCCCTCTATCCCGATCACCATGCTGACCATGCACCATTCGGAGGAGCTGGCTGTCTGGGCATTCCGATCTGGAGTCTGGGATTATCTGGCGTTACCGCTGGTACAAGCAGAGCGCAATCGCTACCTCAAGACGCTGCGAGAGCTTTGCAGCCTACTGCGCAACAGCGAATTACCGAGACAGAAAAAATTGCTGACGCGCAGCAATGACTTGCCAGAAAGCGTGCGGCTCACCGCCGATCACCAGAAGCAACGCCCCCTGCAAGATGCCATCCAATACATCGACCTGCACTTCAAAGAGCAAATCGAACAAAAGCAACTGGCCAAGCGCTACGGCATGACGCCTTTTCGCTTTAGCCGACTGTTCAAACAGACTTACGGGGTAGGCTTTATCGAATTCATCCAGCTCAAGCGCATGGAAAAAGCCGAGGCACTGCTGAGCAACAGCAAAATGTCAATCACCAGCATCGCCTATGCCGTAGGGTTCCTGGACCCCTCCTATTTTGCGCGAATCTTCAAGCTGCATTTCGGCTGCAGCCCCAGTGACTATCGTAGT